The Bacteroidota bacterium region TCAAGTCAAAGACACGGCCATACGAAACGGCGCGTTTGACAGCCAGGATTCCCAAGTCTCTGTTTTGACGGGAAATGTACATTTCGCTCCAACCCAGGATGCGGCCGCTCGGGGATTTGATCTGAAAGAAAAACTGGCCATTGGCACTTTCGCGCCGAACGATGCAGCTTTCGAGTTGGCCGTAGCGCATCACGGAGGCGATCGCATGAATCGTTTCCGACTTGGTTTTGAAGCCGCGACCGGCCAAGATGATCTCGCCGTTGGCAGCTTTGAGGTGGAAATAAATCTTGCCGTCCTTGCCGGCAAGGATTTCGAATTTTGGTTTACGCATAAGACTCTCTTGATTTTTTTGGCGGGG contains the following coding sequences:
- a CDS encoding YegP family protein gives rise to the protein MRKPKFEILAGKDGKIYFHLKAANGEIILAGRGFKTKSETIHAIASVMRYGQLESCIVRRESANGQFFFQIKSPSGRILGWSEMYISRQNRDLGILAVKRAVSYGRVFDL